A genomic region of Bernardetia sp. ABR2-2B contains the following coding sequences:
- a CDS encoding AAA family ATPase — translation MIVDNIKLDKDNIEFNNALDLIKHTEKTIYLTGKAGTGKTTFLKYLKTTIDKRMVIVAPTGVAAINAGGQTIHSFFQIAPSLYVPNDKRLRKAANMGDDDKSTIFEHFVYSKEKRKIITSLEVLVIDEVSMVRCDLLDVIDRLLRIFRKKETVPFGGVQVLLIGDTFQLPPVMKDEEKEILMEHYESEFFFSSKVIQQIEPIYIELKKIYRQKDQRFINLLNKIRNSNLTYDQLQGLNTKYDPKFDFEKHTNCIMLCTHNEKVKEVNSEKLTRLTTSLQTFEAKIEGEFPDKNFPTNRNLELKLNAQVMFVKNDSDKEKKYYNGKIGKIIRLESEKIIVEDDFKNEIEVEQEVWKNIKYVWNDEKGKIEEEELGSFTQYPIKLAWAITVHKSQGLTFEKIIADVGNAFAAGQVYVALSRCTSFEGLILSSPIPHRAIKTDKRVMKFAKTETSKAAISQQINDGKADFYYKKTRQAAKNKDFEGVYDNFINALEFRNDIKTEDFRKHFLFWAEQWSFPQERNTNPKDKETEISLPNAEGKKQEFLEKIIDKSLTSEKVQANKEVRKTNEKPYKRWTIKEEQKLKDLFHLGHTIKEITKIIGRDKDAIISRLHKIELRK, via the coding sequence ATGATTGTAGATAATATAAAATTAGACAAAGATAATATAGAGTTTAATAATGCTTTAGACCTTATCAAGCATACCGAAAAAACGATTTATCTGACAGGTAAGGCAGGAACAGGAAAAACTACTTTTTTGAAATACCTCAAAACGACTATTGATAAAAGAATGGTCATTGTTGCGCCTACAGGAGTGGCTGCCATCAATGCAGGTGGACAAACAATACATTCATTTTTTCAGATAGCTCCTAGTTTGTATGTTCCGAATGATAAACGACTTCGCAAAGCTGCCAATATGGGCGATGATGATAAAAGTACTATTTTCGAACATTTTGTGTATTCTAAAGAAAAGAGAAAAATTATTACAAGCCTAGAAGTATTGGTTATTGATGAGGTTTCGATGGTGCGCTGTGATTTATTAGATGTGATAGATAGACTTTTACGTATTTTTCGCAAAAAAGAAACTGTTCCTTTTGGTGGCGTGCAGGTTCTTTTGATTGGAGATACTTTTCAGCTTCCTCCAGTTATGAAAGATGAAGAGAAAGAAATTTTGATGGAACATTATGAGAGTGAATTTTTCTTTAGCTCAAAAGTAATTCAGCAAATAGAACCCATTTATATCGAACTCAAAAAAATATACCGTCAGAAAGACCAACGTTTTATTAATCTTCTCAACAAAATAAGAAATAGTAATCTGACTTACGACCAATTGCAAGGTCTGAATACAAAATATGACCCTAAATTTGACTTTGAAAAACATACAAACTGTATTATGCTCTGTACGCATAATGAAAAAGTAAAAGAAGTAAATTCTGAAAAATTGACTCGTTTGACTACTTCTTTACAAACCTTTGAAGCAAAAATAGAAGGAGAATTTCCAGATAAAAATTTTCCTACCAATAGAAACCTTGAATTAAAACTCAATGCTCAAGTGATGTTTGTAAAGAATGATTCTGATAAAGAAAAAAAATATTATAACGGAAAAATTGGAAAAATAATCCGATTAGAAAGTGAAAAAATAATTGTAGAAGATGATTTTAAAAATGAAATTGAAGTAGAACAGGAAGTTTGGAAAAATATAAAATATGTTTGGAACGACGAAAAAGGAAAAATAGAAGAGGAAGAACTAGGTTCATTTACGCAATATCCTATCAAATTAGCGTGGGCAATTACGGTTCATAAAAGTCAAGGACTTACCTTTGAAAAAATAATTGCAGATGTAGGAAATGCCTTTGCAGCAGGTCAGGTTTATGTTGCTCTTAGTCGTTGTACTTCTTTTGAAGGATTGATTTTGTCTTCTCCAATTCCTCACAGAGCTATCAAAACGGATAAAAGAGTGATGAAATTTGCTAAAACAGAAACCTCAAAAGCAGCCATTTCACAGCAAATAAATGACGGAAAAGCAGATTTTTATTATAAAAAAACAAGACAAGCAGCCAAAAATAAAGATTTTGAAGGCGTTTATGATAATTTTATCAATGCACTTGAATTTCGTAATGATATAAAGACAGAAGATTTTAGAAAGCATTTTTTGTTTTGGGCAGAACAATGGAGTTTTCCTCAAGAAAGAAATACTAACCCAAAAGATAAAGAGACAGAAATTTCATTGCCAAATGCAGAAGGTAAAAAGCAAGAATTTTTAGAAAAAATAATTGATAAAAGTTTAACTTCTGAAAAAGTACAGGCTAATAAAGAAGTCAGAAAAACCAACGAAAAACCCTATAAACGTTGGACGATAAAGGAAGAACAAAAACTCAAAGATTTATTTCATTTAGGACATACTATAAAAGAAATAACCAAAATAATAGGTAGAGATAAAGATGCAATTATTTCTAGGCTACATAAAATAGAATTGAGGAAATGA
- a CDS encoding MFS transporter — protein MKKRQPIFPVLPIIVLSQFCCTSLWFAGNAVMSDLIVDFSLPNDALSSLTSAVQFGFITGTLIFAFLMIADRFSPSLVFFVCAILGALCNYFTIFEGNDLVNLLLFRFLTGFFLAGIYPVGMKIASDYYQKGLGKSLGYLVGALVIGTAFPHLLRSVQNIESFKDLFSWRLVIQATSLIAVFGGVLMIFFVPNRSVKSAQKLKLTAFFHVFKSANFRSAAFGYFGHMWELYTFWAFVPIILTTYSKLHPEINLNISLFSFLIIGLGSFACVIGGYLSERFGTKKIAVLSLSLSALCCIVSPLVFYADSYFLLIAFLIFWGLVVIADSPLFSTLVAQSAISELKGTALTIVNCIGFAITIVSIQFINLLSDFPSFINEKYIFVFLALGPVLGLVALRGETDE, from the coding sequence ATGAAAAAGCGTCAGCCAATTTTTCCTGTTTTACCCATCATTGTTTTATCTCAATTTTGCTGTACTTCGCTGTGGTTTGCAGGAAATGCCGTAATGAGTGATTTAATAGTTGATTTTAGTCTTCCTAATGATGCCTTGAGTTCGCTAACTTCTGCTGTCCAGTTTGGTTTTATTACAGGAACTCTGATTTTTGCTTTCTTGATGATTGCTGATAGGTTTTCTCCTTCTCTAGTATTTTTTGTTTGTGCAATTTTGGGAGCTTTATGTAATTATTTTACAATTTTTGAAGGAAATGATTTAGTAAACCTTTTACTTTTTCGATTTCTAACAGGCTTTTTCTTAGCAGGAATTTATCCAGTCGGAATGAAAATAGCATCGGATTATTATCAGAAAGGTTTGGGGAAATCTTTGGGTTATTTGGTAGGAGCTTTAGTCATCGGAACGGCTTTTCCACATCTTTTGAGAAGCGTTCAGAATATAGAGAGTTTTAAAGATTTGTTCTCTTGGCGTTTGGTTATACAAGCAACTTCATTGATTGCTGTTTTTGGAGGAGTTTTGATGATTTTTTTTGTCCCAAACCGTTCAGTAAAATCAGCACAAAAATTAAAACTTACAGCTTTCTTTCACGTCTTCAAAAGTGCTAATTTTCGTTCGGCAGCCTTTGGGTATTTTGGTCACATGTGGGAATTATATACTTTTTGGGCATTTGTTCCTATTATCTTGACTACTTATTCCAAACTTCACCCAGAAATAAATTTGAATATTTCACTTTTTTCTTTTCTAATTATTGGATTAGGGAGCTTTGCTTGTGTAATTGGTGGCTATCTTTCGGAGCGTTTCGGAACTAAGAAAATCGCTGTTTTGTCCCTATCACTTTCTGCGCTTTGTTGTATTGTTTCTCCTCTCGTTTTTTATGCAGATTCTTATTTTCTCTTGATTGCTTTTCTTATTTTTTGGGGATTGGTAGTGATTGCAGACTCTCCTCTTTTTTCTACTTTGGTAGCTCAAAGTGCCATTTCAGAACTAAAAGGAACAGCACTCACGATTGTAAACTGCATCGGTTTTGCTATTACGATTGTCAGTATTCAGTTTATAAATTTGCTTTCTGACTTTCCTAGTTTTATAAATGAAAAGTATATTTTTGTGTTTTTAGCTTTAGGCCCTGTTTTGGGTTTGGTGGCTTTGAGGGGGGAAACTGATGAATAA
- a CDS encoding sodium:proton antiporter, with amino-acid sequence MDLFHAFTILIVLSAAFAYINHRYLKLPTTIGLMLIALVMSVVIVAIGQFNDALFQQAQELIKSVDFSKVLMEIMLSFLLFAGALHVDTPTLAKERYPIMFFATIGVTASTFMIGTAMYFILGWLGLGMDYIYCLLFGSLISPTDPIAVLSILKSAKVPKNLEVKIAGESLFNDGVAVVVFLTLFQMASQGVENTTALDIVKLFAIEAIGGVIFGLALGWVCYKLMYSIDNYVVEVLISLAIVMGGYALAAYLHTSGPLAVVVAGLVMSAKGREFAMSDLTRDYVDKFWELIDEVLNAVLFVLIGLEVLILSFDGKYLVVGAIAIVVSLLARLISVGLPISFMKLKRDFIPNTILVLTWGGLRGGISVALALSLTPDMGRDLFVTVTYVVVVFSILVQGLTVKKLVKKEVVKED; translated from the coding sequence ATGGATTTATTCCACGCCTTTACAATTCTTATCGTGCTTTCAGCAGCTTTTGCATATATCAATCATCGTTATTTAAAACTTCCTACTACAATCGGTCTGATGCTTATTGCACTTGTTATGTCAGTAGTTATTGTTGCGATTGGTCAGTTTAATGATGCTCTTTTTCAACAAGCTCAAGAACTGATTAAGAGTGTAGATTTTTCTAAGGTTTTGATGGAGATAATGCTTAGTTTCTTACTTTTTGCTGGTGCGCTTCACGTCGATACCCCTACACTTGCTAAAGAACGCTACCCAATTATGTTTTTTGCAACGATTGGCGTTACAGCATCTACTTTTATGATAGGAACGGCTATGTATTTTATTTTGGGGTGGCTCGGACTTGGTATGGATTATATTTATTGTTTGCTTTTTGGTTCGCTTATTTCACCAACAGACCCTATTGCTGTTTTATCAATTTTGAAAAGCGCAAAAGTTCCTAAAAACCTAGAGGTAAAGATTGCAGGAGAATCGCTTTTTAATGATGGCGTTGCAGTAGTTGTTTTTCTTACACTTTTTCAGATGGCAAGTCAAGGAGTAGAAAATACGACAGCTTTAGATATTGTAAAACTCTTTGCTATTGAAGCAATTGGAGGAGTTATTTTTGGTTTGGCATTAGGTTGGGTTTGTTACAAACTAATGTATTCTATTGATAATTATGTAGTAGAAGTTTTGATTTCACTGGCGATTGTGATGGGTGGATATGCTTTAGCTGCTTATTTACATACTTCGGGACCTTTGGCTGTTGTGGTGGCTGGACTTGTGATGAGCGCAAAAGGAAGAGAGTTTGCCATGTCAGATTTAACAAGAGATTATGTAGATAAATTTTGGGAACTCATAGATGAAGTGCTGAATGCCGTTTTATTTGTCTTGATAGGATTAGAAGTTTTGATTCTTTCTTTTGATGGAAAATATCTTGTCGTTGGTGCTATTGCGATTGTAGTTTCTCTTTTGGCTCGTCTTATTTCAGTAGGTCTGCCTATTTCTTTTATGAAACTAAAACGAGATTTTATTCCAAATACAATTTTGGTTTTGACTTGGGGAGGACTTCGTGGAGGAATTTCGGTAGCTCTTGCGCTTTCCCTTACGCCTGATATGGGTAGAGATTTGTTTGTAACTGTTACGTATGTGGTGGTAGTATTTTCTATTTTGGTGCAAGGTCTGACAGTCAAGAAATTGGTAAAGAAAGAAGTTGTGAAGGAAGATTGA
- a CDS encoding cyclase family protein has protein sequence MKINYSINNQSCTADLSKPLDISIPLKEGKQNPSCYYAEEPTFETIRFGESFVGSVAEEGACNYQKVMITPHGNGTHTECYGHLNNQEENKVTINQSLKTFWFVARLISLEPTQLTKEDLENEKFSKLKEIAEVGDEVILKKNLDEKLNELEKDNNSISYEALIIRTLPNEEDKKTRQYSGQNPPYLEPSIGEFLAQKNINHLLLDLPSVDRESDKGKLSVHKGFWSILTDKNHKKNFSEVRATATITELIFVDNKIKDGIYLLNLQIPSLEIDAVPSKPVLYEISKST, from the coding sequence ATGAAAATTAATTATTCCATAAACAATCAAAGTTGTACAGCCGATTTATCAAAACCGTTGGATATTTCGATTCCACTAAAAGAAGGAAAACAAAATCCAAGTTGTTATTATGCTGAAGAACCGACTTTCGAAACGATTCGCTTTGGAGAAAGCTTTGTTGGAAGCGTAGCAGAAGAAGGAGCTTGTAATTATCAAAAAGTTATGATTACGCCACACGGAAATGGCACACATACAGAGTGTTACGGACATTTGAATAATCAAGAAGAGAATAAAGTTACTATCAATCAATCACTCAAAACGTTTTGGTTTGTTGCTCGTCTTATTAGTTTAGAGCCTACGCAACTCACAAAAGAAGACTTAGAAAATGAAAAATTCAGTAAATTAAAAGAAATTGCAGAAGTTGGTGATGAGGTAATTTTGAAAAAAAATCTTGACGAAAAATTGAATGAATTAGAAAAAGATAATAATTCTATTTCTTATGAAGCCTTAATTATTCGTACACTTCCAAATGAAGAAGACAAAAAAACAAGACAGTATTCAGGACAAAATCCACCTTATTTAGAACCAAGTATAGGAGAGTTTTTAGCTCAAAAAAATATCAATCATTTGCTCTTAGATTTGCCTTCAGTAGATAGAGAATCAGATAAAGGAAAATTATCGGTTCATAAAGGTTTTTGGAGTATTCTTACAGATAAAAATCATAAAAAGAACTTTTCAGAAGTTCGTGCAACTGCCACTATTACTGAACTTATTTTTGTAGATAATAAAATAAAAGACGGAATCTATTTATTAAATCTACAAATTCCATCTTTAGAAATTGATGCTGTTCCCTCCAAACCTGTTTTGTATGAAATAAGTAAATCAACCTAA
- a CDS encoding amidohydrolase family protein, translating into MPQDTTPNTPNTLQKQSKKEIFKPSSNLFTIDIHTHILPERLPNLRERYGYGGFIHLEHHKPCCARMMMDDRFFREVEDNCWSAERRMQECNQQHVDVQVLSTVPVMFGYWAKPEHTWDLSKMLNEHIAGIVKDYPDRFVGLGTLPMQSPDLAIKELERCVKDLGLAGVEIGSHIMDWNLDAPELFPIFQAAEELGAAIFVHPWDMMGTSKMPKYWLPWLVGMPAETSLAICSMIFGGVFEKLPNLKVAFAHGGGSFPATIGRIQHGFDVRPDLCAVDNPIAPKDYLGKFYLDSLVHSPEMLDYVVKLMGADKICLGTDYPFPLGELQPGKLIHSMNYDEKQKEQLLSGSALDWLGLKKSDFAFMQSWDVV; encoded by the coding sequence ATGCCACAAGACACGACACCAAACACTCCAAATACATTACAAAAGCAAAGTAAAAAAGAAATTTTTAAGCCTTCTTCAAATCTCTTTACAATAGATATTCATACTCATATTCTGCCCGAACGCTTACCAAACCTGCGTGAACGTTATGGATATGGAGGTTTTATTCATTTGGAGCATCACAAACCGTGTTGCGCTCGTATGATGATGGACGACCGTTTTTTTCGTGAAGTGGAGGATAATTGTTGGTCGGCAGAACGCAGAATGCAAGAATGTAATCAGCAACATGTTGATGTACAGGTGCTTTCCACCGTTCCTGTTATGTTTGGTTATTGGGCAAAACCAGAACATACGTGGGATTTGTCTAAAATGCTCAACGAACATATTGCAGGTATTGTAAAAGATTATCCAGACCGTTTTGTTGGTTTGGGTACTTTGCCGATGCAGTCTCCTGATTTGGCTATCAAAGAACTAGAAAGGTGTGTGAAAGATTTAGGGTTGGCAGGTGTAGAAATTGGTTCGCATATTATGGATTGGAACTTAGATGCTCCAGAGCTTTTTCCAATTTTTCAAGCAGCAGAAGAACTTGGTGCAGCTATTTTTGTACACCCTTGGGATATGATGGGAACAAGCAAAATGCCTAAATATTGGCTTCCTTGGCTTGTTGGAATGCCAGCAGAAACAAGTTTGGCTATTTGTTCTATGATTTTTGGAGGTGTTTTTGAAAAATTACCTAATCTAAAAGTTGCCTTTGCTCACGGTGGAGGTTCATTTCCTGCAACTATCGGACGTATTCAACACGGTTTTGATGTTCGTCCAGATTTGTGTGCTGTTGATAATCCAATTGCACCAAAAGACTATTTAGGTAAGTTTTATTTAGATTCTTTAGTTCATAGTCCTGAAATGTTGGATTATGTAGTAAAACTAATGGGTGCAGACAAAATTTGTTTGGGTACAGATTATCCTTTTCCATTAGGCGAACTTCAACCAGGGAAACTGATTCATTCAATGAATTATGATGAAAAGCAAAAAGAACAATTATTGAGTGGTTCGGCTTTAGACTGGCTAGGACTTAAAAAATCTGACTTTGCTTTTATGCAATCTTGGGATGTAGTTTAG
- a CDS encoding glucosaminidase domain-containing protein, producing MLPTPFKKWATRPVYSKSIQIRVPFKKENNILTLVIQLNNRLIFALIGIFSIIAILQVSILMSGKEETQLAKTNTLTDTATKEYLEGEGLTANSTTDENTNEADNDEVEYNDVVEYGYKHLSKTNSLPKVETEDKRKSFLKAKHTLISEALIANQVSRLDQLSDKKMIELNQKLSDAFITIVFNQTKVEPHVMAYFTGTKDLKKFETALMEQAKYHVPASIKLAQSALETAYGQRIVNNNYFGIKDKRGKTKAITTTEYYTAAEYKANKSKVVSSKIIKKDGKTLYKCLIKDSFADYTSPWESFRAHSIFLNESKRYSPLFTKGKDYEDWADKIGSTKYGGVGYATSPIYGELLKKIIKRYNLDLLDY from the coding sequence ATGTTACCAACTCCTTTTAAAAAATGGGCTACCCGTCCTGTTTATTCCAAATCTATTCAAATAAGAGTTCCTTTTAAGAAGGAAAATAATATACTTACTCTCGTAATTCAATTAAATAACAGGTTAATATTTGCGCTAATTGGAATATTCAGTATCATAGCAATTTTGCAAGTTTCTATTTTGATGTCTGGAAAAGAAGAAACACAACTTGCTAAAACGAATACGCTTACGGATACGGCTACAAAAGAATATTTGGAAGGAGAAGGACTGACAGCAAATTCTACTACTGATGAAAATACTAATGAAGCAGATAATGATGAGGTAGAATATAATGACGTAGTAGAATATGGTTATAAACATTTATCGAAGACTAACTCTCTTCCAAAGGTAGAAACAGAAGACAAACGCAAGAGTTTTTTGAAAGCAAAGCATACATTAATTAGTGAAGCTCTTATAGCAAATCAAGTATCTCGTTTGGATCAACTTAGTGATAAAAAAATGATTGAACTAAATCAGAAGTTGAGTGATGCCTTTATTACTATCGTCTTTAATCAAACCAAGGTAGAGCCTCATGTAATGGCGTATTTTACAGGAACAAAAGACCTCAAAAAATTTGAAACTGCGCTTATGGAACAAGCAAAATACCACGTTCCTGCTTCTATAAAATTAGCGCAATCTGCCTTAGAAACAGCCTACGGACAACGAATTGTGAATAATAATTATTTTGGAATAAAAGATAAGAGAGGAAAAACAAAAGCTATCACTACAACAGAATATTACACAGCAGCAGAATATAAAGCCAATAAAAGCAAAGTGGTAAGTTCGAAGATTATCAAAAAAGATGGCAAGACACTTTATAAATGTCTTATAAAAGATAGTTTTGCTGATTATACTTCGCCTTGGGAATCATTTAGAGCGCATTCTATTTTTTTGAATGAAAGCAAACGTTATTCTCCTTTATTTACAAAAGGAAAAGATTATGAAGACTGGGCTGATAAAATTGGTTCTACAAAATATGGTGGTGTTGGTTATGCTACTTCTCCTATCTATGGCGAACTTTTGAAGAAAATAATCAAACGCTATAATCTTGATTTATTAGATTATTAA
- the tilS gene encoding tRNA lysidine(34) synthetase TilS translates to MTNLKIIDSFCTENDFDLGNKSILVAASGGVDSMVLIDTLLKINSNLHKKITKIGIAHCNFSLRDEESEQDEIFIKEYAVKNNIPFYSIKFNTKQIAKTQQKSIQLVARELRYDFFEKISQEKQYDFVATAHHLSDSLETSIYHLSKGTGIAGVRGILPKRNSRNSSESDSLATQIIRPLLCITKEEIISYANENNLKWREDASNQTQKYKRNFIRHQIIPRLKEINRDTEKTFLNTSERLRSMENLLQTHVNDFENFFFKKENGSSTINSSQIKKLREPLLIVSEFLKKRGFSYKQAKQIIKQLDTLEQEKTKRFVSKSHILYTNKKEWILAAQEENQLNQLSNETEEFLISLNDIKSDNFVFQSELQGVTLTFEECSPKEVDFKSKAMYLDADKLEFPLILRKWKDGDKFVPLGMKNQKSIGDFLTDLKISMYERNFVYVLLSKNKISWVGVIQQNEVKGLRISNPFKLNEHSKNIIVIK, encoded by the coding sequence ATGACAAATTTGAAAATAATTGATTCCTTTTGTACTGAAAATGATTTTGATTTAGGAAATAAATCTATTCTAGTCGCTGCTAGTGGTGGCGTGGACTCAATGGTTTTGATTGATACTTTACTAAAAATTAATTCTAATCTTCATAAAAAAATAACTAAAATCGGAATTGCTCACTGTAATTTTAGTTTGCGAGATGAAGAATCAGAACAAGATGAGATATTTATAAAAGAATATGCAGTAAAAAATAATATTCCTTTTTATTCTATAAAATTCAATACAAAACAGATTGCAAAAACACAGCAAAAATCTATTCAGCTAGTAGCCAGAGAGCTTAGATACGATTTTTTTGAAAAAATAAGTCAAGAAAAACAGTATGATTTTGTTGCAACAGCTCATCATTTGTCAGACTCTTTAGAAACTTCTATTTATCATTTGAGTAAAGGAACTGGGATTGCAGGAGTACGTGGAATTTTGCCTAAAAGAAATAGTAGAAATAGTTCTGAATCTGACTCTTTAGCTACTCAAATTATCCGACCTTTACTTTGTATTACCAAAGAAGAAATTATTAGTTATGCGAATGAAAATAATCTAAAATGGAGAGAAGATGCAAGTAATCAAACGCAAAAATACAAACGTAATTTTATAAGACATCAAATTATTCCTCGCCTTAAAGAAATAAATAGAGACACCGAAAAAACATTTTTGAATACTTCTGAAAGGCTAAGAAGTATGGAAAATTTACTGCAAACTCATGTGAATGATTTTGAGAATTTTTTTTTTAAAAAAGAAAATGGAAGCAGCACAATAAATAGTTCTCAAATCAAAAAATTGAGAGAGCCTTTACTTATTGTTTCTGAATTTTTAAAAAAAAGAGGCTTTTCCTACAAACAAGCCAAACAAATCATAAAACAGCTAGACACGCTTGAACAAGAAAAAACAAAAAGATTTGTTTCAAAATCTCATATTCTTTATACAAATAAGAAAGAATGGATTTTGGCAGCTCAAGAAGAGAATCAATTAAACCAACTAAGTAATGAGACTGAAGAATTTTTAATTTCTCTAAACGATATTAAATCAGATAATTTTGTTTTTCAAAGTGAATTGCAAGGAGTTACATTAACTTTTGAAGAATGTAGTCCTAAAGAAGTAGATTTTAAAAGCAAGGCTATGTATTTAGATGCAGATAAATTAGAATTTCCTTTGATTTTGAGAAAATGGAAAGACGGTGATAAATTTGTTCCTTTAGGAATGAAAAATCAAAAAAGTATTGGAGATTTTCTGACAGATTTGAAAATTTCAATGTATGAGAGGAATTTTGTTTATGTTTTATTATCAAAAAATAAAATTAGTTGGGTAGGAGTCATTCAGCAAAACGAAGTAAAAGGATTAAGAATAAGTAATCCTTTCAAGTTAAACGAACATTCAAAAAATATTATCGTCATAAAATGA
- the metK gene encoding methionine adenosyltransferase, with amino-acid sequence MAYLFTSESVSEGHPDKISDQISDAVLDAMLAQDPKSRVACETLVTTGLAVVAGEVTTKAYVDIAEVARKTIGNIGYNSDEYRFDAESCGVVVTLHSQSPDIAQGVDRENEEQGAGDQGMMFGYATKETPEYMPMALAFSHRIVKELAKIRKEESHLMPYLRPDAKAQVTIQYNDDNEPIHVHTVVVSTQHDDFDSEAAMLSKINEDVKKIVIPRVISEKLITKDTVFHINPTGKFVIGGPHGDAGLTGRKIIVDTYGGKGAHGGGAFSGKDSSKVDRSAAYATRHIAKNLVAAGIADEALVQVAYAIGVAKPVSLSVNTYGTSKVNLTDGQIADKLNEIFDMRPSAIISRLGLTNPIFSPTAAYGHMGREPYTEKVTFSTIKSEQKGNVTSQTTTVEEREVEFFTWEKLDFVDKIKAAFKDAKKTVEA; translated from the coding sequence ATGGCTTATTTGTTCACTTCTGAATCTGTATCTGAAGGACACCCAGACAAAATCTCTGACCAAATCTCTGACGCTGTATTAGATGCAATGCTTGCTCAAGACCCAAAATCAAGAGTTGCTTGTGAAACTCTTGTAACTACTGGTCTTGCTGTAGTGGCAGGAGAAGTTACCACGAAAGCATATGTTGATATTGCTGAGGTAGCTCGTAAAACGATTGGTAATATTGGCTATAATAGCGATGAGTATCGTTTTGATGCAGAGTCTTGTGGTGTTGTTGTTACTCTCCACAGTCAGTCTCCTGATATTGCTCAAGGTGTGGATAGAGAAAACGAAGAACAAGGCGCAGGAGACCAAGGTATGATGTTTGGTTATGCGACTAAAGAAACTCCTGAATATATGCCAATGGCTCTTGCTTTTTCGCACCGAATAGTGAAAGAACTAGCTAAAATACGTAAGGAAGAATCTCACTTGATGCCTTATTTGCGTCCTGATGCAAAAGCTCAAGTTACCATTCAATATAACGATGATAACGAACCTATTCACGTTCATACAGTTGTAGTTTCTACTCAACATGATGACTTTGATTCGGAGGCTGCAATGCTTTCAAAAATCAATGAAGACGTTAAGAAAATTGTTATTCCTCGTGTTATTTCTGAAAAATTAATCACAAAAGATACTGTTTTTCATATTAACCCTACTGGCAAATTCGTAATTGGAGGTCCTCATGGTGATGCAGGTCTTACTGGTCGTAAGATTATTGTAGATACATACGGAGGAAAAGGCGCACACGGTGGTGGAGCTTTCTCTGGAAAAGATTCTTCTAAAGTAGATAGAAGTGCAGCCTATGCAACTCGTCATATTGCCAAAAATTTAGTTGCTGCTGGTATTGCTGATGAAGCTCTTGTTCAGGTGGCTTATGCAATTGGTGTTGCCAAACCTGTTTCTCTTTCTGTAAATACTTATGGAACTTCTAAAGTAAATTTGACAGACGGACAAATTGCAGATAAATTAAATGAAATTTTTGATATGCGTCCTTCTGCGATTATTAGTCGTTTAGGACTTACAAATCCTATTTTTTCTCCTACGGCTGCTTATGGACATATGGGGCGTGAACCGTACACAGAAAAAGTTACTTTTTCTACCATCAAATCTGAGCAAAAAGGAAATGTTACTAGCCAAACTACAACAGTAGAAGAGCGTGAGGTAGAATTCTTTACTTGGGAAAAATTAGATTTTGTAGATAAAATAAAAGCTGCTTTCAAAGATGCTAAAAAGACAGTAGAAGCATAA